The following are from one region of the Ignavibacteriota bacterium genome:
- a CDS encoding VWA domain-containing protein, which translates to MFRFANPEYLNLLYLLPILIAVFWYLGRRRTKLLQNFADKELHKTLLPTDSNLKHWTKFVLILLALACLIFAAANPQVGTKMQEVKQTGIDVFILLDVSNSMMAEDIKPNRLEKAKYQISNLINKLRGDRIGLIIFAGQAYVQIPLTTDYSAANLFLSAVDVNSVPSQGTAIASAINLATASFDTLSTQKVIIAITDGEDHEGDVEKAVENAVDRDIKIYTIGLGSQDGVPIPVYNNRNQLVGFKKDGNGNTVLTRLDEAILKKIANDGKGKYYRGNNYEDYLDKIYTELSELEQTEFGVKKVTDYEDRFYYFIIPALILLLLELFVSDKKSPLYARINKKLGLEQ; encoded by the coding sequence ATGTTTCGATTTGCAAATCCTGAATATTTAAATTTACTTTACCTTCTTCCGATTCTGATCGCAGTTTTCTGGTATCTCGGAAGAAGAAGAACAAAACTTCTGCAGAATTTTGCTGATAAAGAATTACACAAAACTTTACTTCCTACAGATAGTAATTTAAAACATTGGACGAAATTTGTTCTGATTCTTCTCGCATTGGCTTGCCTGATATTTGCAGCGGCTAATCCTCAGGTAGGAACAAAAATGCAGGAGGTGAAACAAACCGGTATTGATGTTTTTATTTTACTTGATGTTTCAAATAGTATGATGGCTGAGGATATAAAACCAAACAGACTTGAAAAAGCAAAGTATCAAATTTCAAATCTGATAAATAAACTTCGCGGTGATAGAATTGGATTAATAATTTTTGCGGGTCAGGCTTATGTTCAGATTCCATTAACAACTGATTACTCTGCTGCGAATCTTTTTCTTTCAGCGGTTGATGTGAATTCTGTCCCTTCTCAGGGAACAGCTATCGCATCAGCGATTAATCTTGCAACAGCATCTTTCGATACTCTAAGCACACAAAAAGTTATAATTGCTATTACCGATGGTGAAGATCACGAAGGTGATGTTGAAAAAGCTGTTGAGAATGCAGTTGATCGAGATATTAAAATTTATACTATCGGACTCGGATCGCAGGATGGAGTTCCTATTCCAGTTTACAATAACAGAAATCAGTTAGTCGGATTTAAGAAAGATGGCAATGGCAATACAGTACTTACCAGACTTGATGAAGCAATTTTGAAAAAAATTGCCAACGATGGAAAAGGCAAATATTATCGCGGGAATAATTATGAAGACTATCTTGATAAAATTTACACTGAACTTTCTGAACTTGAACAAACAGAGTTTGGGGTAAAAAAAGTAACTGATTACGAGGATCGTTTCTATTATTTTATTATTCCGGCTTTGATTCTGTTACTTTTAGAATTATTTGTTTCGGATAAGAAGTCACCATTGTACGCAAGAATAAATAAAAAGTTAGGATTGGAACAATGA
- a CDS encoding HAD-IA family hydrolase, giving the protein MKKLFDGFIFDIDGTLTSTNQLIFDSFNFIARKYLGKTFTDEEIIAMFGPPENKILRDLCVDNFESARKDYFDYYSENHWKAELYSGIKEILGYLKNKKYPVGIFTGKGRNASLITLNKLGIDQFFDLIITGDDVENHKPSPEGILKFVNHFKLKPERVLMIGDSDGDVKASKEAGVKIASVLWDSYAHEIVRKMQSDYYFHSVKELTDFLLKNS; this is encoded by the coding sequence ATGAAAAAACTTTTTGATGGATTTATTTTTGATATTGATGGAACATTAACATCAACAAACCAACTCATTTTTGATTCATTCAACTTCATTGCAAGAAAATATCTGGGCAAGACTTTTACTGATGAAGAAATAATCGCAATGTTCGGACCACCTGAAAATAAAATTTTAAGGGACTTGTGCGTAGATAATTTCGAGTCAGCCAGAAAAGATTACTTTGATTATTACAGCGAGAATCATTGGAAGGCTGAACTTTATTCAGGGATAAAAGAAATTCTTGGGTATCTAAAAAATAAAAAATATCCTGTGGGAATTTTTACCGGCAAAGGCAGAAACGCATCTTTGATAACACTTAATAAACTTGGTATCGATCAATTTTTTGATTTAATAATTACGGGTGATGATGTTGAAAACCACAAACCTTCACCAGAAGGAATTCTAAAGTTTGTAAATCACTTTAAGCTAAAACCAGAAAGAGTTTTAATGATTGGTGATTCTGATGGAGATGTAAAAGCCTCAAAAGAAGCCGGAGTAAAAATAGCTTCGGTACTCTGGGATAGTTATGCTCACGAAATAGTCCGAAAAATGCAAAGCGATTATTATTTTCATAGCGTTAAGGAATTAACTGATTTTCTTCTGAAAAATTCTTAA
- a CDS encoding tetratricopeptide repeat protein produces MKYELLKCHYDSDESQKKQSDLSDLKLRLIRPFISRNDSISSFLVLISFIILFSGIQINAQSTRGLVNDGVDLYKEKKFADAEVNFKKGTEKSPESFEAKFNLGDAYYKQERYDDAIKSFQSALVNTKNDKQRAKIFHNIGNSLLKSQKIKESIGAYKESLKLNPDDQETKYNLSYALEMLKNQQNQQQKNDKNQDQNKNQNKDQQQNQDQQKQDQQQNKDQQNKDQQQQNQDQQQQQQSQQQKEQELTKKEAEKILNALKENEKDLQKQLRKVKGQKVKTEKDW; encoded by the coding sequence ATGAAATATGAATTATTAAAATGTCATTACGATTCTGACGAAAGTCAGAAGAAGCAATCTGATTTATCGGATTTAAAGCTGAGATTGATTCGTCCTTTCATTTCTCGCAATGACAGCATATCATCATTTTTAGTTTTAATTAGTTTTATAATTTTATTTAGTGGCATTCAAATTAATGCACAATCAACCAGAGGTTTGGTAAATGATGGAGTTGATTTATACAAAGAAAAAAAATTTGCTGATGCAGAAGTTAATTTCAAAAAAGGAACTGAGAAATCTCCGGAAAGTTTTGAAGCGAAGTTCAATCTTGGTGATGCTTATTACAAGCAGGAAAGATACGATGATGCGATCAAGTCGTTCCAATCTGCGCTTGTGAACACAAAAAATGACAAGCAGCGCGCAAAAATATTTCATAACATTGGTAACTCTTTGCTTAAATCACAAAAAATTAAGGAAAGCATCGGGGCTTACAAGGAATCACTGAAACTTAATCCTGATGATCAGGAAACGAAGTATAATCTTTCTTATGCATTGGAAATGTTAAAAAACCAGCAAAATCAGCAGCAGAAAAACGATAAGAATCAGGATCAAAACAAAAATCAAAATAAAGATCAGCAGCAAAACCAGGATCAGCAGAAACAAGATCAACAGCAGAATAAAGATCAGCAAAACAAAGATCAGCAGCAGCAAAATCAGGATCAGCAACAACAGCAGCAATCGCAGCAGCAGAAAGAACAGGAACTGACAAAAAAAGAAGCTGAGAAAATTCTTAATGCTTTAAAAGAAAACGAGAAAGATTTGCAGAAACAGTTGAGAAAAGTAAAAGGTCAAAAGGTAAAAACTGAGAAAGATTGGTGA
- a CDS encoding T9SS type A sorting domain-containing protein produces the protein MRGIQVTDANGQCSFITSYPGWYPGRATHIHFKVRLDSTTFATSQFAFPDAANEAVYATPLYVGRGPNPTSNEEDLIFGTSKPEFLMMDVVENGNGGYDGTYIIGINSPTGVTETDLNPQGFKLEQNYPNPFNPTTKIKYTIPEEVKVKLGVYSVEGEELEILVNAFQSAGSYQVTFDGSKLSSGIYFYRLTAGSFSKTREMLLIK, from the coding sequence ATGAGAGGGATTCAAGTAACTGATGCTAACGGACAATGTTCTTTTATCACAAGTTATCCCGGATGGTATCCTGGAAGAGCTACTCACATTCATTTCAAAGTAAGATTAGACTCAACGACATTCGCTACATCACAATTTGCGTTTCCTGATGCAGCTAACGAAGCAGTTTATGCAACTCCTTTATATGTTGGCAGAGGTCCAAATCCTACTTCTAATGAAGAAGATCTGATTTTCGGAACTTCAAAACCTGAATTTCTTATGATGGATGTAGTTGAAAACGGAAATGGTGGTTATGATGGAACTTATATTATCGGAATAAACTCACCGACCGGTGTTACTGAAACTGATCTGAATCCGCAAGGATTTAAACTTGAACAGAATTATCCTAATCCATTCAACCCAACAACAAAAATAAAATACACCATCCCTGAAGAAGTAAAAGTTAAGCTTGGTGTTTATTCTGTTGAAGGGGAAGAACTAGAAATTCTTGTTAATGCTTTTCAGTCTGCAGGAAGTTATCAAGTAACTTTTGATGGAAGCAAACTAAGCAGCGGAATTTATTTTTATAGACTGACTGCAGGAAGTTTTAGTAAGACGAGAGAAATGTTGTTGATAAAGTAA
- a CDS encoding four helix bundle protein, which translates to MDEELLNRNKNINRGFRKLEVWKEAVELYVFVTKKIRSLDAVPYKVKAQIEDSIFSVHSNIAEGYSRRSLKENIQFINVSLSSLAENYSQIIALHSAGDIEKEWFDAYDKKHYSLENKLIQFNKTMIEKLDKNNWKNDYIIRELIEKYES; encoded by the coding sequence ATGGATGAAGAACTTTTAAATAGAAATAAAAATATAAATAGAGGCTTTCGAAAACTTGAGGTTTGGAAAGAAGCAGTGGAATTATATGTTTTTGTTACAAAAAAAATCAGATCTCTTGATGCTGTTCCATACAAAGTAAAGGCACAAATTGAAGATTCGATATTCTCTGTACATTCCAATATTGCAGAAGGATATAGTAGAAGGTCTTTGAAAGAAAACATTCAGTTTATAAATGTATCTCTTTCTTCACTTGCAGAAAATTATTCACAAATTATTGCATTACATTCAGCAGGAGATATTGAAAAAGAATGGTTTGATGCATATGATAAAAAGCATTATTCATTGGAGAATAAATTGATTCAATTTAACAAAACAATGATCGAAAAATTAGATAAGAACAATTGGAAGAACGATTACATAATCAGAGAATTAATTGAAAAATATGAATCATAG
- a CDS encoding DUF58 domain-containing protein has product MLTKEILKQVRQIEIRTKGLVNQVFSGEYHSVFKGRGMEFSEVREYQFGDDIRNIDWNVTARFGHPFVKIFEEERELTVILLVDLSGSQMFGSLSKTKQRVAAELSAILAFSALKNNDKVGLILFTDKVEKFVPPRKGNSHVLRIVRDVLSFEPEGKKTSLRSALEFMNGAIKKRSIVFLLSDFMDDGYEKILRVVGKKHDLIGIVLDDRRESEMPEIGLIKLTDAETNEERWIDTSSARVQKALTRRRDEIQSKRRSLFIASRLDSVYVQAGENYIVPLINFFRMRERRW; this is encoded by the coding sequence ATGCTAACTAAAGAAATATTAAAACAAGTTAGACAAATTGAAATCCGGACTAAAGGACTTGTCAATCAGGTCTTTTCCGGCGAATATCATTCTGTGTTTAAAGGAAGAGGAATGGAATTCTCTGAAGTTCGTGAATATCAGTTTGGAGATGACATACGAAATATTGATTGGAATGTTACAGCAAGGTTTGGTCATCCATTCGTGAAAATATTTGAGGAAGAAAGAGAACTAACTGTAATTTTATTGGTTGATCTCAGCGGTTCACAGATGTTTGGTTCACTTTCAAAAACAAAGCAACGTGTTGCAGCGGAACTTAGTGCAATTCTTGCTTTCTCAGCTTTGAAAAATAATGATAAAGTAGGATTGATTCTTTTCACAGATAAAGTTGAAAAATTCGTTCCTCCGAGAAAAGGTAACTCTCACGTACTAAGAATAGTTCGTGATGTTCTTTCATTCGAACCTGAAGGGAAAAAAACGAGCCTGCGTTCTGCACTTGAATTTATGAATGGAGCGATTAAAAAGAGATCGATCGTTTTTCTGCTGTCAGATTTTATGGATGATGGATATGAAAAAATCCTCCGTGTTGTTGGGAAAAAACATGATTTGATTGGAATAGTTTTAGATGACAGACGAGAATCTGAAATGCCTGAAATTGGATTGATAAAATTAACGGATGCAGAAACAAATGAAGAACGCTGGATTGATACCAGCAGTGCTCGCGTTCAAAAAGCTTTAACCAGAAGAAGAGACGAGATACAATCAAAACGAAGATCATTATTTATTGCGAGCAGGTTAGATAGTGTTTATGTTCAGGCTGGTGAGAATTACATTGTTCCACTGATAAATTTTTTCAGAATGCGCGAGAGAAGATGGTAA
- a CDS encoding VWA domain-containing protein: protein MTFAYPWVLYFLLIIPFVIVWYWLRGMKVQSSVKYSSLKIFKDVPFTIREKLRHIPFALRLIAIGLLIVALARPQSFSSGENVTTEGIDIAMVLDISGSMLAEDFKPNRLEAAKDVIDNFIQGRTSDRIGLVIFSREAFTQCPLTIDYSVLRNLLHDIRTGMIEDGTAIGNGIANGVNRLKESNAKSRIIILLTDGVNNAGEVDPRSAAEIAKAFGIRIYTIGVGTRGEAPYPVQTPFGTRYQMVPVEIDETLLKEIAGITGGEYFRATNNRALEEIYEKIDKMEKTKIEITSYKNASEKYHSWLWGGLLLLLVELGLSRTILRKLP, encoded by the coding sequence ATTACTTTTGCTTATCCATGGGTTCTTTACTTTCTTTTAATCATACCGTTTGTGATTGTGTGGTATTGGTTGAGAGGAATGAAAGTACAATCATCTGTCAAATACTCATCACTAAAAATATTTAAAGATGTTCCTTTTACAATTCGGGAAAAATTAAGACATATTCCTTTTGCTTTAAGACTAATTGCAATAGGTTTATTAATAGTTGCACTTGCCCGTCCACAAAGTTTTTCTTCAGGTGAAAATGTAACTACTGAAGGAATTGACATTGCAATGGTTCTGGATATTTCAGGAAGTATGCTTGCCGAGGATTTCAAACCAAACCGTTTGGAAGCTGCAAAGGACGTAATTGATAACTTTATTCAGGGAAGAACTTCGGACAGAATTGGTTTGGTGATTTTTTCAAGAGAAGCATTCACACAATGTCCGTTGACAATTGATTATAGCGTTTTGAGAAATCTGCTCCACGATATACGAACCGGAATGATTGAAGACGGAACTGCAATTGGTAATGGAATTGCTAACGGAGTAAATAGGTTAAAGGAAAGTAATGCCAAAAGCAGAATTATAATTTTGCTGACAGATGGAGTTAATAATGCTGGTGAAGTTGATCCGCGAAGTGCTGCAGAAATCGCCAAAGCATTTGGAATCAGAATTTATACTATTGGTGTTGGAACAAGAGGTGAGGCTCCATATCCGGTTCAAACTCCTTTTGGTACGAGGTATCAAATGGTGCCCGTTGAAATTGATGAAACCCTTTTGAAAGAGATAGCCGGCATCACGGGTGGTGAATACTTCCGGGCAACAAATAATCGTGCGCTCGAAGAGATTTATGAAAAAATAGATAAGATGGAAAAAACTAAAATCGAAATTACTTCTTACAAAAATGCAAGTGAAAAATATCATAGCTGGCTTTGGGGAGGATTATTGCTTCTTCTGGTTGAGCTTGGATTGTCGAGAACAATCTTACGCAAATTACCGTGA
- a CDS encoding MoxR family ATPase, producing MDIAQLNEKIKQESAFIDLLFSEIGKVIVGQKEMVERLVVGLLGNGHILLEGVPGLAKTLAIKTLAAAMKAKFQRIQFTPDLLPADLIGTQIYNQRDGNFFIRKGPVFSNFILADEINRAPAKVQSALLEAMQERQVTIGEQTFKLDEPFLVLATQNPIEQEGTYPLPEAQIDRFMLKVKITYPNRKDELEIMRHNINETIGTPNPVVSPSDIIKGRQLIHEVYIDEKIEKYILDIVFATRKPKEFGLDKLTDLISYGASPRASINLALGAKAMAFIKRRGYVIPEDVRAICYDVMRHRVAVTYEAEAEEITSEKIISEILNKVEVP from the coding sequence GTGGATATTGCACAGTTAAACGAAAAAATAAAACAGGAAAGTGCTTTTATTGATTTGCTTTTTTCTGAAATCGGGAAAGTAATCGTTGGTCAAAAGGAGATGGTGGAACGACTTGTTGTGGGATTATTAGGCAATGGACACATTCTGCTCGAAGGTGTTCCCGGACTTGCAAAAACTCTTGCAATCAAAACACTTGCAGCAGCGATGAAAGCAAAATTTCAGAGAATCCAATTCACTCCTGACCTGCTGCCAGCAGACTTGATAGGTACACAAATTTATAATCAGCGTGATGGAAATTTCTTCATACGCAAAGGACCTGTTTTCTCAAATTTTATTCTTGCTGATGAAATAAACCGTGCGCCCGCTAAAGTTCAGAGTGCGCTTCTTGAAGCGATGCAGGAAAGACAGGTAACAATTGGTGAGCAGACTTTTAAACTTGATGAACCATTTCTTGTACTTGCAACTCAAAATCCAATTGAACAAGAAGGAACATATCCGCTGCCTGAAGCACAGATTGACAGGTTTATGCTGAAAGTGAAAATCACTTATCCAAACAGAAAAGATGAACTTGAAATAATGAGACACAATATTAATGAAACAATTGGAACACCGAATCCTGTTGTTTCACCATCTGATATTATTAAAGGCAGACAGCTTATCCACGAAGTTTATATTGATGAAAAAATTGAGAAATATATTCTTGATATTGTTTTTGCAACTCGCAAACCAAAAGAATTTGGTCTTGATAAGTTAACTGATTTAATTAGTTATGGTGCTTCACCAAGAGCGTCAATAAATCTTGCGCTTGGTGCTAAAGCGATGGCATTTATTAAACGAAGAGGTTATGTAATTCCTGAAGATGTCAGAGCTATTTGTTATGATGTAATGAGACACAGAGTTGCTGTTACTTATGAAGCTGAAGCAGAAGAAATCACTTCTGAAAAAATTATAAGTGAGATTTTAAATAAAGTTGAAGTACCGTAA
- a CDS encoding protein BatD codes for MRKILVYIILFLSITVTVIAQELSASVNETTVADNERFQVTFTFSGKSINNLSKFSPPSFENFLILSGPNQSTSIQIINGAQSAQLSYTFVVQPKSLGNFTIGSASIMQDGNTYKSEPIKISVVKGQNKPKQQQNNDSQISDSEISKNLYIRANVDKTRAFKGEQITIVYKLYTRLSIASQMGVNKLPQYQNFWAEELETSNNINFSTEVINGKQFRVGVLKRVALFPTQTGTLEVTPLELTVPIQIQKQRNGKSIWDDFFGDPFGRSEIYEYDAKSNVVKIQVDPLPTGQPDSFKGAVGDFNFDAKLNTTTVKSNEPITLKIDISGTGNIKLLELPEVKLPNGFEKYEPKVNEQINRSGTISGSKSAEYLLVPRVVGIREIPPVEFSYFNPDTKKYVTLKSESFSIDIKPGDKQAPIEIAGKEDIKELGTDIRFIKTSFDDIEKREDYFFNSTGFVIASILPFIFAVGIIGWKRKHDKLHGNVVLLRYQKAQKIAKNRLKSAMKLMENKNHTAFYTELSTALFGYLEDKLHIPKSEFTIERASADLRKLKVSDELISNLKTGAEKCEFVRFAPGAENSAAMQDMYDEIAEVIINIEKNILAA; via the coding sequence ATGAGAAAGATTCTAGTATACATTATTTTATTTTTATCAATAACTGTGACAGTTATCGCACAGGAATTATCTGCATCGGTTAATGAAACAACTGTAGCTGATAATGAAAGATTCCAGGTAACGTTTACTTTTTCAGGAAAGAGCATTAATAATCTTTCAAAGTTTTCACCACCTTCATTCGAAAACTTTTTGATCCTTTCCGGACCAAATCAATCAACAAGTATTCAGATCATTAATGGTGCTCAATCAGCTCAATTGAGCTATACTTTTGTAGTTCAGCCAAAAAGTCTCGGTAATTTTACAATTGGTTCTGCAAGCATAATGCAGGACGGTAACACTTATAAATCCGAACCGATTAAAATATCAGTTGTTAAAGGACAGAATAAACCAAAGCAGCAGCAAAATAATGACTCGCAAATCTCTGATTCTGAAATTTCAAAAAACCTTTACATCCGTGCGAATGTTGATAAAACAAGAGCTTTCAAAGGAGAACAAATCACAATTGTATATAAGTTATACACACGCCTGAGTATTGCTTCACAAATGGGTGTGAATAAACTTCCTCAATATCAGAATTTCTGGGCAGAAGAATTAGAGACTTCCAATAATATAAATTTTTCAACTGAAGTTATTAATGGTAAACAATTTCGTGTAGGTGTGTTAAAAAGAGTCGCACTGTTTCCAACACAAACAGGTACGCTTGAAGTTACTCCGCTTGAATTAACAGTGCCGATTCAAATCCAGAAACAAAGAAACGGAAAAAGTATCTGGGATGATTTTTTTGGAGATCCTTTCGGAAGATCGGAGATTTACGAATATGATGCGAAGTCAAATGTTGTGAAAATTCAGGTTGATCCACTTCCAACTGGTCAACCGGATTCATTCAAAGGTGCTGTTGGTGATTTTAATTTTGATGCGAAGCTAAATACTACAACTGTAAAATCGAATGAACCGATAACATTAAAAATTGATATTTCAGGCACAGGAAATATCAAACTTCTTGAATTGCCTGAAGTTAAACTTCCAAATGGATTCGAAAAGTATGAACCAAAAGTAAATGAGCAAATAAATCGAAGTGGTACGATTTCCGGGAGTAAATCTGCTGAATATTTATTGGTACCTCGCGTCGTTGGAATAAGAGAGATACCTCCTGTTGAATTTTCATATTTCAATCCTGACACAAAGAAATACGTGACTTTAAAATCTGAATCATTTTCAATCGACATAAAACCAGGCGATAAACAAGCACCAATAGAAATAGCAGGAAAGGAAGATATCAAAGAACTTGGGACTGATATTCGATTTATTAAAACTTCTTTTGATGATATAGAAAAAAGAGAAGATTATTTTTTTAATTCGACAGGATTTGTGATAGCAAGCATTTTACCTTTCATCTTTGCTGTTGGGATTATCGGATGGAAACGAAAGCACGATAAACTTCATGGAAATGTTGTTCTTCTTCGTTATCAGAAAGCGCAAAAGATTGCGAAAAATCGTTTGAAATCTGCAATGAAATTAATGGAGAATAAAAATCATACAGCATTTTATACAGAACTTTCAACAGCGCTGTTTGGATATCTTGAAGATAAATTACACATTCCAAAATCTGAATTTACAATTGAGAGAGCTTCTGCTGATTTAAGAAAATTAAAAGTATCTGATGAGTTGATAAGTAATCTTAAAACCGGAGCTGAAAAATGTGAATTTGTCAGATTTGCACCCGGTGCTGAAAATTCCGCTGCGATGCAGGATATGTATGATGAAATTGCGGAAGTAATCATTAATATTGAAAAAAATATTTTAGCTGCATAA
- a CDS encoding PQQ-like beta-propeller repeat protein, with translation MQQTFPQSDNIVVITNPEIGLKQNAVNLNEVVEDINKRQNISGLVVIGNITANGKFDEFIWAQEILNQLTVPYFVVGGEKDYLFSEGKGSEISLLWGDDKQFINAENFSFVGINTFQSILPSRKYIDSETLHRLENKITSSQITRLFTFSFYPLNNTENSDQFSEVVFGKKYFSFVGKMDNTNSGKSIFEGFYLNRKDGWGYLLVSTKNDSVFIKKILGEEIKKKIKPEIIKTTFAKLSELPKNKQTSFISAGTKIWSVSFNHVKITSSVSDEENIYSVFGNGLINCVNASGKEIWHIETNKKISIPPLIENDLLVIVSDDGEIHTLNSKTGTSQQIIGIGERITSGISVSDVDDYGTILKSVIAGTEYGNLYCYELNTLDPIWTDQISDVNSELKVCSDIISSDSKIYFYDDRGTLYCRSAANGMLIWQIDAATGGWTIKNQSSFRLNKNNLIIINKDLLLVDEAGNLFCIDVLLGTVKWNIKNLNANGLIRLDNLNNLILPTTKNSVVVVSTTLRKVASEFELPFELKDETINDVVNIGTKLFVGLSNGWVYKVIPKQKVEKFFRASYAPVISIDELNGNCLVTDYDGNFTLLNLSKK, from the coding sequence TTGCAACAGACTTTTCCGCAGAGTGATAATATTGTTGTTATCACTAATCCTGAGATTGGTCTAAAACAAAACGCTGTGAATTTGAATGAAGTTGTTGAGGATATTAATAAAAGACAGAATATATCCGGTCTTGTTGTAATTGGTAACATTACCGCTAATGGGAAATTTGATGAATTCATCTGGGCTCAGGAAATACTTAATCAATTGACCGTTCCATATTTTGTTGTCGGAGGTGAAAAAGATTATCTGTTCAGTGAAGGAAAAGGGTCGGAAATTTCTTTACTATGGGGAGATGATAAACAATTTATCAACGCAGAGAACTTTTCCTTTGTTGGGATAAATACATTTCAGTCAATACTTCCTTCCAGAAAATATATTGATAGTGAAACTTTACACCGGCTCGAAAATAAAATTACATCATCTCAAATTACCAGATTGTTTACATTTTCATTTTATCCATTGAACAACACCGAAAACAGCGATCAGTTTTCGGAAGTGGTTTTTGGTAAAAAATATTTTTCCTTTGTTGGTAAAATGGATAATACAAATTCAGGTAAATCAATTTTTGAAGGATTTTATTTAAACAGAAAAGATGGATGGGGATATTTATTAGTTTCAACAAAGAATGATTCAGTCTTCATAAAAAAAATTCTTGGCGAGGAAATTAAGAAGAAAATAAAACCGGAAATCATAAAAACTACTTTTGCCAAATTGAGTGAACTTCCTAAAAACAAGCAGACTTCATTTATATCTGCAGGGACGAAAATCTGGTCAGTAAGTTTTAACCATGTTAAAATCACTTCATCTGTAAGTGATGAAGAAAATATTTACAGTGTATTCGGAAATGGATTAATTAATTGTGTCAATGCTTCGGGCAAGGAAATATGGCATATCGAGACGAATAAAAAAATCAGCATTCCTCCCTTAATTGAAAACGATTTGCTTGTGATCGTTTCCGATGATGGCGAAATCCATACTCTGAATTCAAAGACGGGAACATCTCAACAAATAATAGGGATTGGTGAAAGAATTACCTCAGGAATTTCTGTCTCTGATGTTGATGATTATGGGACAATCCTGAAAAGTGTTATCGCAGGGACCGAATATGGTAATCTCTATTGTTACGAGCTGAATACACTTGATCCTATATGGACAGATCAAATCTCTGATGTGAATTCAGAATTAAAAGTTTGCTCTGATATTATTTCTTCGGATAGTAAAATTTATTTTTATGATGATCGTGGCACTCTTTATTGCCGGAGCGCCGCTAACGGAATGTTAATCTGGCAAATTGATGCAGCAACCGGTGGATGGACAATTAAAAATCAATCATCGTTTCGGTTAAACAAAAATAATCTTATAATAATTAATAAAGATTTACTGCTTGTTGATGAAGCAGGCAATTTGTTTTGTATTGATGTACTTCTCGGCACCGTTAAGTGGAATATAAAAAACTTAAATGCAAATGGTCTGATAAGATTGGATAACCTGAATAATCTGATACTACCAACAACAAAAAATTCTGTCGTTGTTGTCTCAACAACTCTTAGAAAAGTAGCATCAGAATTTGAACTGCCGTTTGAGCTTAAAGATGAAACAATCAACGATGTAGTAAATATTGGGACTAAATTATTTGTCGGATTAAGTAATGGCTGGGTTTATAAAGTAATTCCGAAACAAAAAGTTGAGAAATTTTTTCGTGCATCCTACGCTCCTGTTATTTCAATAGACGAATTAAATGGCAATTGTCTTGTAACTGATTATGATGGCAATTTTACACTCCTGAATCTTTCCAAAAAATAA